One part of the Olleya sp. YS genome encodes these proteins:
- a CDS encoding DNA-directed RNA polymerase subunit omega, which produces MDLKKIDAPLTTTTYNRNEVDAPTNNIYEAISVISRRAEQINSEIKKELIEKLEEFATYNDSLEEIFENKEQIEVSKFYEKLPKPHALAVQEWLDDKIYHRNTEQDNQD; this is translated from the coding sequence ATGGATTTAAAAAAAATCGACGCTCCATTAACAACAACTACTTATAATAGAAACGAAGTAGATGCACCAACCAACAACATCTACGAAGCTATTTCGGTTATATCTAGAAGAGCAGAGCAAATCAATTCTGAAATTAAAAAAGAATTAATTGAAAAGCTGGAAGAGTTTGCAACGTATAACGATAGCTTAGAAGAAATTTTTGAAAACAAAGAGCAAATCGAGGTGTCTAAATTTTACGAAAAATTACCTAAACCTCATGCTTTAGCAGTGCAAGAGTGGTTAGATGATAAAATCTACCACAGAAACACAGAGCAAGATAACCAAGACTAA
- a CDS encoding DUF4835 family protein, with product MRNLLILFLFCLSVSLQAQELNATVVVNAQQTGDENLQQFKTLEKQLKEFISSTKWTNKTVKPQERIDCNFVINISEYSGNSYKATLQVQSSRPVFGASYTTPVYNVNDKDFTFDYVEFQQLIYNPTQYASNLISVLAFHIHMILGMDAESFEKEGGDDYFRQAQNIVNFSQQENYSGWKLEDGLQSRFALIDNLLSPTFKEFRSVMYNYHRRGLDIMSDNQKDAKNEIAIALGYFKDMNRRRPNSYLLRVFFDAKAEEIEQIFSDGPSVDIAELVDTLNKVAPMHSSKWRNIKF from the coding sequence ATGCGTAATCTATTAATACTTTTTTTATTTTGTTTATCTGTGTCTTTACAAGCACAGGAGTTAAATGCTACTGTAGTCGTTAATGCACAACAAACTGGTGATGAAAATTTACAGCAATTTAAAACCTTAGAAAAACAATTAAAAGAATTTATTTCTAGTACTAAATGGACTAACAAAACAGTTAAACCACAAGAGCGTATAGATTGTAATTTTGTAATTAATATAAGTGAATATTCTGGTAATAGTTATAAAGCCACATTGCAAGTACAGTCGTCTAGACCTGTATTTGGTGCAAGCTACACAACGCCTGTTTATAATGTAAACGATAAGGATTTTACTTTTGATTATGTCGAGTTTCAGCAATTGATTTACAATCCTACACAATATGCATCAAACTTAATCTCAGTATTAGCATTTCATATACACATGATATTAGGCATGGATGCAGAATCTTTTGAAAAAGAAGGAGGAGATGATTATTTTAGGCAAGCACAGAACATTGTCAACTTCTCACAACAAGAAAATTATTCTGGATGGAAATTAGAAGATGGTTTACAAAGCAGATTTGCTTTAATAGATAATTTATTATCGCCAACTTTTAAAGAGTTTAGATCTGTAATGTACAATTATCACAGACGTGGTCTAGATATTATGAGCGATAACCAGAAAGATGCCAAAAACGAAATTGCTATTGCACTAGGATATTTTAAAGATATGAATAGAAGACGTCCAAACTCTTACTTGTTACGTGTATTTTTCGATGCTAAAGCAGAAGAGATTGAACAAATATTTTCTGATGGACCAAGTGTAGATATTGCAGAATTGGTAGACACTTTAAATAAAGTAGCACCAATGCATTCTTCTAAATGGAGAAACATTAAATTTTAG
- the recN gene encoding DNA repair protein RecN translates to MLTGLTIKNYALIDQLQVSFNDGFTIITGETGAGKSILLGGLSLILGKRADLSSLRDPETKCIIEATFDVSKYKLQPLFKSEDLDYESLTIIRREILPSGKSRAFVNDSPVNLSSLQLLGAHLIDIHSQHETLQLVDDAFQFQVIDALANTEVNLETYSLHLKQYKALQKQLKELKQFQAEAIKEHDYNSFLLSELTAANLRTGELQSLEEEYEVLNNVEAIQQKLEETNVLLSEEQIGVLTNLRTIKIALQKLTTISANYQPILDRVASSLIELDDVLVDIERFQEALDADPNRLEEVNTKLSTLNNLMQKHLVNSVDELLEIKEKLSKKVEATESVDEDILEKEQEINSVKHLLNKEAKNITEKRNKAIPELKKQLETILSQLGMPNAQFDISLNVAKEFLYNGKDNLNFLFSANKGGQFNQLKKAASGGELSRIMLAIKFILSKYVKLPSIMFDEIDTGVSGEISNKMASIMSQMSTKMQVFSITHLPQIAAKGNTHFKVYKEDVNEVTTTNLVKLNYDQRVVELAQMLGGAQLSDSAIAHAKQLLN, encoded by the coding sequence ATGCTTACTGGACTAACCATAAAAAACTACGCGTTAATAGATCAGCTTCAGGTTAGCTTTAATGATGGTTTTACCATTATTACTGGAGAAACTGGAGCAGGTAAGTCAATACTTTTAGGCGGTTTATCTTTAATATTAGGAAAACGTGCAGACTTATCAAGTTTACGAGATCCAGAAACTAAATGTATTATTGAAGCGACTTTTGATGTTTCTAAATATAAATTACAACCGTTATTTAAGTCTGAAGATTTAGACTATGAGTCACTAACCATCATTAGACGCGAGATTTTACCATCTGGTAAATCTAGAGCTTTTGTTAACGATTCTCCTGTAAATTTATCTAGTCTACAGTTATTAGGAGCGCATCTTATAGATATCCACTCGCAACACGAAACATTACAGTTAGTTGATGATGCATTTCAATTTCAAGTTATTGACGCATTAGCTAATACTGAAGTTAATTTAGAGACGTACTCACTTCATTTAAAACAGTATAAAGCGCTACAAAAACAGCTAAAAGAATTAAAACAGTTTCAAGCAGAGGCTATTAAAGAACATGACTATAATTCATTTTTATTAAGTGAATTAACAGCTGCTAACTTAAGAACAGGCGAACTCCAAAGCTTAGAAGAAGAGTATGAAGTTTTAAATAATGTAGAAGCTATTCAGCAAAAGTTAGAAGAAACCAACGTTTTGTTAAGTGAAGAGCAAATAGGCGTATTAACTAACTTAAGAACAATTAAAATAGCACTACAAAAATTAACCACTATTTCTGCTAATTATCAACCTATCTTAGACCGAGTTGCCAGTAGTTTAATAGAATTGGATGATGTTTTGGTGGATATAGAGCGTTTTCAAGAAGCTTTAGATGCAGATCCAAACAGGTTAGAAGAAGTAAATACCAAATTGTCTACGTTAAATAACTTGATGCAGAAGCATTTGGTAAATTCTGTAGACGAATTATTAGAAATAAAAGAAAAGCTATCTAAAAAAGTTGAAGCAACAGAAAGTGTAGACGAAGATATTTTAGAAAAAGAGCAAGAGATTAATTCTGTTAAGCACCTTTTAAATAAAGAAGCAAAAAACATTACTGAAAAACGAAATAAAGCTATACCAGAATTAAAAAAGCAATTAGAAACTATTTTGAGTCAACTAGGTATGCCAAATGCACAATTTGATATTAGTTTAAATGTTGCAAAAGAGTTTCTGTATAATGGAAAAGATAATTTAAATTTCTTATTTTCAGCAAATAAAGGTGGACAATTTAATCAGCTTAAAAAAGCTGCTTCAGGCGGAGAATTATCTAGAATTATGTTAGCCATAAAATTTATTCTTTCAAAATATGTCAAATTACCAAGTATTATGTTTGACGAAATTGATACTGGTGTCTCAGGCGAGATTTCTAATAAAATGGCAAGTATCATGTCGCAAATGAGTACTAAAATGCAAGTGTTTAGTATCACACATTTACCACAAATTGCTGCTAAAGGTAATACGCATTTTAAAGTTTATAAAGAAGATGTAAATGAAGTTACAACTACTAATTTAGTTAAATTAAATTATGACCAGCGTGTTGTAGAACTAGCACAAATGCTTGGAGGTGCTCAATTGTCAGATTCTGCAATAGCACATGCTAAACAATTACTGAATTGA
- a CDS encoding T9SS type A sorting domain-containing protein, producing MKKITLLIFMLFTAFAFAQVQVGTGTTTTTNVPIVSCYGYTYAQQVYYQSEINSAGNITSISFYMASAPATNNESFDWTVYLGHSTKTEFASTTDWEANANLTQVYTGNVTYPANGNWMEIIFDTPFAYNNVDNLIVAVDENQPGWDCSIAWNKTDSAVNRSIWYRNDSTNPDPAAPPTATSRGLYFANAIFGGLTAATPPNCDATLTQTTDVPVNGDISWSGATGSAGGYILTVGSTTGGTDILDNVDVGNVLAYNLGALSPATTYYATITPYNANGSATGCVEQSFVTFDPVQGDTFNDPLPITPSAEGSTCDTSAYTFSYDYSTGVSDSGTSSTCGTTSTFDMFFSWTATSDALIWNDGASNPGVAVYDATGTQIICLGTFAATDAQLSGWTIGDDLIIQVYDFGTTGTNPVSFCLAEFTLPDAPENDDCSAAVALTVNEDLTCAEVTNGTIVGATNSGVDNCGGTEDDDVWYSFVATNETHQVSLINITGGTTDLYHAVYDADPGCGSLAAALTCSDPNTSTTSGLTIGNTYFVQVYSWTGTAGQTSIFDICIGTPPPPPANDNCDDAEMLSVNTDGTCTLTTSGTLVSSTESTINPTCDTGTEWDVWYSFVAPSSGNVDFTVTLGTGNPLEYAIFDDCAGTTQLYCSDPLNGAEITGLTAGTTYYLMVWNDGFETPGDFTICASEPTCTPATATYTIVNDCDNSGGFLIDVEITDLGTATALTVSNDQDATTFNVTAVGTFQFGPYANATDVVITVADDNDSNCTFTSGTLTQSVCPPDNDDIANATAITIGEMICDGTTNNGTNEGATDSGEGAGTCYVGGAGSDVWYTFTVASDSNVDVSTDYLGGTLVDTQIAIFSGTSGALTQVACSQDEGVVILSNGSSWNSLITNQAVTAGTYYIQVSGYNGAEGTFCLSVDISPPANDECATAEALTLGTEITADNTGGTDSMVAGDCFTGAIADLWYSFVATSTGEVTITTTAAQYGVYSDCAGTQVGACNTSVVSGLTDGTTYYVRVSDDGTARALAPGSFTLLVAESSLGTNEFNTESLFSYYPNPVNDNLTLKAQKEINNVSVYNMLGQEVYRNAPNSVNNTVDMSNLQSGAYFVKVTIENVTETIKVIKK from the coding sequence ATGAAAAAAATTACTTTATTAATTTTTATGTTGTTTACAGCTTTTGCTTTTGCGCAAGTACAAGTAGGAACTGGAACTACAACTACTACTAACGTTCCAATCGTTAGTTGTTATGGATATACTTATGCTCAACAAGTATATTATCAGAGTGAGATTAATTCAGCAGGAAATATAACTTCTATTTCTTTTTATATGGCTTCGGCTCCTGCAACAAACAATGAAAGTTTTGACTGGACAGTATATCTAGGACATTCAACTAAAACTGAATTTGCTTCTACTACAGATTGGGAAGCTAATGCAAACTTAACTCAAGTTTATACTGGAAATGTAACTTATCCTGCTAACGGTAACTGGATGGAAATTATTTTTGATACTCCATTTGCATATAATAACGTGGATAATTTAATAGTTGCTGTAGATGAAAACCAACCTGGTTGGGATTGCTCAATTGCTTGGAACAAAACAGATTCTGCAGTGAATAGAAGTATTTGGTACAGAAATGATAGTACAAACCCTGATCCAGCAGCTCCACCAACTGCTACATCTAGAGGTTTATATTTTGCAAATGCAATCTTTGGTGGTTTAACAGCTGCTACTCCACCAAACTGTGACGCTACTTTAACACAAACTACTGATGTGCCTGTAAATGGTGACATATCTTGGAGTGGTGCTACAGGATCAGCAGGTGGATACATACTAACAGTAGGTTCAACTACTGGTGGTACTGATATCTTAGACAACGTTGATGTAGGAAATGTTTTAGCATATAATTTAGGTGCATTATCACCTGCAACAACTTATTATGCTACTATTACACCATACAATGCAAATGGTTCTGCTACTGGATGTGTTGAACAAAGTTTTGTTACTTTTGATCCAGTTCAAGGTGATACTTTTAATGACCCATTACCAATTACACCTTCTGCCGAAGGAAGTACTTGCGATACGTCAGCATATACTTTTTCTTATGACTATTCAACCGGAGTTTCAGATAGTGGTACAAGTAGTACTTGTGGTACAACATCTACTTTTGATATGTTCTTTTCATGGACAGCAACAAGTGACGCTTTAATCTGGAATGATGGTGCTTCAAACCCAGGAGTTGCAGTTTATGACGCGACTGGAACACAAATAATATGTTTAGGTACCTTTGCAGCTACAGATGCTCAATTAAGTGGTTGGACCATTGGAGATGATTTAATTATACAAGTTTATGATTTTGGTACAACTGGTACAAATCCAGTATCTTTCTGTCTAGCAGAATTTACATTACCTGATGCACCAGAAAACGATGATTGTTCAGCAGCAGTTGCTTTAACAGTCAACGAAGATTTAACATGTGCTGAGGTAACAAATGGTACAATAGTAGGAGCAACGAACTCTGGTGTTGATAACTGTGGAGGAACAGAAGACGATGATGTTTGGTATAGTTTTGTTGCGACGAATGAAACACATCAAGTTTCATTAATTAATATTACTGGTGGTACTACAGATTTATATCATGCAGTTTATGATGCAGATCCTGGATGTGGGTCTTTAGCAGCAGCTTTAACATGTTCTGATCCAAATACAAGTACGACATCTGGTTTAACTATTGGTAACACTTACTTCGTACAAGTCTATTCTTGGACAGGAACAGCTGGACAAACTTCAATATTTGATATTTGTATTGGTACACCACCACCACCACCTGCAAATGACAATTGTGATGATGCAGAAATGCTTTCAGTAAATACAGATGGTACTTGTACATTAACAACTTCTGGTACGTTAGTATCTTCTACGGAGTCTACCATTAATCCAACTTGTGATACAGGTACAGAATGGGACGTGTGGTATAGCTTTGTTGCACCATCATCTGGAAATGTAGACTTTACGGTAACTTTAGGTACTGGTAACCCATTAGAATACGCAATTTTTGACGATTGTGCTGGAACAACTCAATTATATTGTTCTGATCCGCTAAATGGAGCAGAAATTACTGGTTTAACAGCTGGAACAACATATTATTTAATGGTTTGGAATGATGGTTTTGAAACACCTGGTGATTTTACTATTTGTGCTTCAGAACCGACATGTACTCCTGCAACCGCTACTTACACTATTGTTAATGATTGTGACAACAGTGGAGGTTTCTTAATAGACGTAGAGATTACCGATTTAGGTACAGCAACAGCTTTAACAGTATCTAACGATCAAGATGCTACAACATTTAATGTAACAGCAGTAGGAACATTTCAATTTGGACCATACGCAAACGCTACAGATGTGGTAATAACAGTAGCAGATGATAATGATTCTAACTGTACATTTACAAGCGGAACCTTAACTCAATCTGTATGTCCTCCAGACAATGATGACATAGCAAATGCTACAGCTATTACAATTGGAGAAATGATTTGTGACGGAACTACCAACAATGGAACAAATGAAGGCGCTACAGATTCTGGTGAAGGAGCCGGAACATGTTATGTTGGTGGTGCAGGATCAGATGTTTGGTATACGTTTACAGTTGCTTCTGATTCTAATGTAGATGTATCTACAGATTACTTAGGTGGCACATTAGTGGATACTCAAATTGCTATTTTCTCTGGTACATCAGGTGCTTTGACCCAAGTAGCTTGTAGTCAAGACGAAGGAGTTGTGATACTGTCAAATGGTTCTTCATGGAACTCATTGATTACTAATCAAGCTGTGACTGCTGGTACATATTATATTCAAGTATCTGGATATAATGGAGCGGAAGGAACTTTCTGTTTATCAGTTGATATTTCACCTCCTGCAAACGACGAGTGTGCAACTGCAGAAGCTTTAACTTTAGGAACTGAAATTACAGCAGATAATACTGGAGGAACAGATTCTATGGTTGCTGGAGATTGCTTTACAGGTGCTATTGCAGATTTATGGTATTCTTTTGTAGCGACGTCTACAGGAGAAGTAACTATTACAACTACTGCAGCTCAATACGGAGTGTATAGCGATTGTGCTGGTACTCAAGTTGGTGCATGTAACACATCTGTTGTTAGTGGTTTAACTGATGGTACGACATATTATGTAAGAGTTAGTGACGATGGTACTGCTAGAGCTTTAGCTCCAGGTTCATTTACTTTATTAGTAGCTGAATCGTCGTTAGGAACTAACGAATTTAACACAGAATCTTTATTCTCTTACTATCCTAACCCAGTAAATGATAATTTAACATTAAAAGCTCAAAAGGAGATTAATAATGTATCAGTTTACAATATGTTAGGTCAAGAGGTTTACAGAAATGCACCTAATAGTGTTAATAATACTGTAGACATGTCTAACTTACAATCAGGAGCTTACTTTGTTAAAGTAACTATTGAGAATGTAACAGAAACTATAAAAGTAATTAAGAAATAA
- the dapA gene encoding 4-hydroxy-tetrahydrodipicolinate synthase, translated as MNNPFLGTGIAIVTPFKADLSVDFQALENIVEYNINNGIDYIVISGTTGESVTVTKQEKKEIIQVISQVNKGRLPLVLGIGGNNTSAVIEEIKATDLSKFAGILSVSPYYSKPTQEGLYQHFKAIAEVCPVPIILYNVPGRTSKNMLPETTLRLARDFENIVAVKEAGNNVAQYLELLRDKPEDFSVISGDDDLALGVVLAGGAGVISVIGQGLPKAFSTMINLGLEGKAKEAYALHFKMMDIINLIFEENNPAGIKAVLSNLNLCDKIVRLPLVPVTDQLQTKIDNFMAHFSKS; from the coding sequence ATGAATAACCCTTTTTTAGGCACAGGAATAGCAATTGTGACTCCATTTAAAGCTGATTTATCAGTAGATTTTCAAGCGTTAGAAAATATCGTGGAGTACAATATTAATAATGGTATTGACTATATAGTCATTAGTGGAACTACTGGTGAGAGTGTAACAGTTACCAAACAAGAAAAAAAGGAGATAATACAAGTTATAAGTCAGGTAAATAAAGGACGTTTGCCTTTAGTGTTAGGTATTGGAGGTAACAATACTTCAGCAGTCATTGAAGAAATTAAAGCAACAGACTTATCTAAATTTGCAGGTATTTTATCTGTTTCGCCTTATTACAGCAAACCAACACAAGAAGGTTTGTATCAACATTTTAAAGCTATAGCAGAGGTGTGTCCAGTTCCAATTATATTATATAATGTACCAGGAAGAACCTCTAAAAACATGTTGCCAGAGACCACCTTGCGTTTAGCTAGAGACTTTGAAAATATAGTAGCAGTAAAAGAAGCTGGTAATAATGTAGCGCAATATTTAGAATTGTTAAGAGATAAACCAGAAGATTTTTCTGTTATTTCTGGAGATGACGATTTAGCATTAGGAGTAGTATTAGCAGGTGGAGCAGGAGTAATTTCTGTTATTGGACAAGGTTTGCCTAAAGCGTTTTCAACCATGATTAATTTAGGTCTAGAAGGTAAAGCTAAAGAAGCTTATGCACTGCATTTTAAAATGATGGACATCATTAATTTAATTTTTGAAGAAAATAATCCAGCAGGTATAAAAGCAGTATTAAGTAACTTAAATCTTTGTGATAAAATAGTAAGATTACCTTTAGTTCCTGTAACAGATCAATTACAAACTAAGATTGATAATTTTATGGCTCATTTTTCTAAAAGTTAA
- the coaBC gene encoding bifunctional phosphopantothenoylcysteine decarboxylase/phosphopantothenate--cysteine ligase CoaBC — protein MSVLSGKNILLGISAGIAAYKTATLVRAFIKAGANVKVVMTPASKDFVTPLTLSTLSKNPVHSTFTNDDDDNAMWNNHVELGLWADYFVIAPATANTLSKMANGTCDNLLLATYLSAKCKVYFAPAMDLDMYKHPSSIASFSKLKSFGNIMIPATSGELASGLIGQGRMAEPEDIVDFIEQDIIDGLPLKDKTVLITAGPTYEAIDPVRFIGNHSSGKMGFELAKTAASLGATVILITGPTHQTVNHNLITVVPVTSAQEMYEAAHLHFNNSDIAILSAAVADYKPKNIATQKIKKKESTLTLELEKTKDILASLGQIKTNQFLVGFALETNNELEHAKLKLKKKNLDLIVLNSLNDKGAGFKSDTNKVTLINKEEQETVYKLKSKTEVAADIFNTIIKTIHA, from the coding sequence ATGTCTGTATTAAGTGGCAAAAATATACTATTAGGCATTAGTGCTGGTATAGCTGCTTACAAGACTGCTACATTAGTTAGGGCATTTATAAAAGCAGGTGCTAACGTAAAAGTTGTGATGACACCTGCTTCTAAGGATTTTGTAACTCCGCTTACACTATCTACACTTTCCAAAAACCCAGTACATTCAACTTTTACCAATGACGATGATGATAATGCTATGTGGAATAACCATGTAGAGTTAGGTCTTTGGGCAGATTATTTTGTTATTGCACCAGCTACAGCTAATACCTTGTCTAAAATGGCAAATGGTACTTGCGATAATTTATTATTAGCAACTTACTTGTCTGCAAAATGCAAAGTGTATTTTGCACCAGCTATGGACTTGGATATGTATAAACATCCTTCATCTATAGCTTCATTTAGTAAATTAAAAAGTTTTGGTAATATAATGATTCCTGCCACTTCAGGCGAGTTGGCTAGCGGATTGATTGGGCAAGGTCGTATGGCAGAGCCAGAAGATATTGTTGATTTTATAGAACAAGATATCATTGATGGATTACCTTTAAAAGACAAAACGGTACTAATTACAGCTGGCCCAACGTATGAAGCTATAGATCCTGTTAGATTTATTGGCAATCATTCTTCAGGAAAAATGGGATTTGAATTAGCTAAAACTGCTGCAAGCTTAGGTGCTACAGTTATATTAATAACTGGTCCAACACATCAAACAGTTAATCATAACTTAATTACAGTAGTTCCAGTTACAAGCGCTCAAGAGATGTATGAAGCTGCTCATCTTCATTTTAATAATTCTGATATAGCAATTTTATCTGCAGCAGTAGCAGATTATAAGCCCAAAAATATAGCTACTCAGAAAATAAAAAAGAAAGAGTCTACGTTAACTTTAGAGCTAGAAAAAACTAAAGACATATTAGCGTCTTTAGGTCAAATAAAAACTAATCAGTTTTTAGTTGGCTTTGCTTTAGAGACTAATAACGAATTAGAACATGCAAAATTGAAACTAAAAAAGAAGAATTTAGATTTAATTGTTTTAAATTCGTTAAACGACAAAGGTGCTGGTTTTAAATCAGACACCAATAAAGTAACTTTAATTAATAAAGAAGAACAAGAAACAGTTTATAAGTTAAAATCTAAGACAGAAGTAGCTGCTGATATTTTTAATACGATAATAAAAACAATACATGCGTAA
- a CDS encoding SDR family oxidoreductase translates to MSYNLLKGKRGIIFGALDENSIAWKTAERVHEEGGTFVLTNAPVAMRMGQIDALASKTGSHIIPADATSLEDLENLVTKSVELLGGKLDFVLHSIGMSINVRKGKHYTDQNYDWTQKGTDVSAMSFHKTMQTLYKHDAMNEWGSIVALTYMAAQRVFPDYNDMADNKAYLESIARSFGYFFGRDKKVRVNTISQSPTPTTAGSGVKGFDGFIAYAEKMSPLGNATAMDCANYTVSLFSDLTKRVTLQNLYNDGGFSNMGVSDAVMDAFVESESK, encoded by the coding sequence ATGTCATACAACTTACTAAAAGGAAAACGAGGAATCATATTTGGCGCATTAGACGAAAACTCAATAGCATGGAAAACCGCAGAACGTGTACATGAAGAAGGAGGAACTTTTGTGCTAACCAATGCTCCTGTAGCCATGCGTATGGGTCAAATAGATGCTTTAGCCTCAAAAACAGGATCACACATAATTCCAGCAGATGCAACTTCTTTAGAAGATTTAGAGAACTTAGTAACAAAATCAGTGGAGTTATTAGGCGGTAAACTAGATTTTGTATTACATTCTATTGGTATGTCTATTAATGTTAGAAAAGGAAAACATTACACAGACCAAAATTATGACTGGACTCAAAAAGGAACCGATGTGTCTGCAATGTCTTTTCATAAAACAATGCAAACATTATATAAGCATGATGCAATGAATGAATGGGGAAGTATCGTTGCATTAACCTATATGGCAGCACAACGTGTATTTCCTGATTATAATGATATGGCAGATAATAAAGCCTACTTAGAAAGCATTGCACGTAGTTTTGGATATTTCTTTGGAAGAGATAAAAAAGTACGTGTTAATACCATATCTCAATCTCCAACACCTACTACTGCAGGAAGTGGAGTAAAAGGATTTGATGGATTTATCGCTTACGCTGAAAAAATGTCGCCTTTAGGAAATGCTACAGCTATGGATTGTGCTAACTACACAGTATCTTTGTTTAGCGATTTAACTAAACGGGTTACACTACAAAATTTATACAATGATGGAGGCTTTAGTAACATGGGAGTTAGTGATGCAGTGATGGATGCTTTTGTAGAGTCAGAAAGTAAATAA
- the bamD gene encoding outer membrane protein assembly factor BamD — protein sequence MKNLFYILITFLVFTSCNEYQKALKSEDVAVKFKMGEQLYKDGKYNKASRLFTQIVPAYRGKPQAEKLMYLDADCYFHTGQHYLAGYRFERFATSYPRSEKLEEALYKSAISYAELSPVYSKEQHETNHALEKLQLFANLYPESQYMPEINELVKELQFKLEMKAYSIAKQYNHIADYKAAISSFNNFIADFPGTTLRENAAYYRFDSAYQLAIKSVEYKKEERLNSAISYYNAFKKSYPASEYTENAEKMVEDLKQQLQQYSTKS from the coding sequence ATGAAGAATTTATTTTACATCTTAATTACTTTTTTAGTATTCACCTCTTGTAACGAGTATCAAAAGGCCTTAAAGTCTGAAGACGTTGCAGTTAAATTTAAAATGGGAGAACAACTGTATAAAGACGGTAAATACAACAAAGCCAGTCGTTTATTTACACAGATTGTACCTGCTTACAGAGGAAAGCCTCAAGCTGAGAAATTAATGTATTTAGATGCAGATTGTTATTTTCACACAGGACAACATTATTTGGCTGGTTATAGATTTGAGCGTTTTGCAACCTCTTATCCAAGAAGTGAAAAATTAGAAGAAGCCTTATATAAAAGTGCCATAAGTTACGCTGAGTTATCTCCTGTATACTCAAAAGAACAGCACGAAACCAATCATGCTTTAGAAAAATTACAATTATTTGCTAACTTATATCCAGAGTCTCAGTACATGCCTGAAATTAACGAGTTGGTAAAAGAGTTGCAATTTAAATTAGAGATGAAAGCCTACAGTATTGCTAAGCAGTATAATCATATAGCAGATTACAAAGCGGCTATAAGCTCGTTTAATAATTTTATTGCAGATTTTCCAGGTACAACACTGCGTGAAAATGCTGCTTACTACAGATTTGACTCGGCTTATCAATTAGCAATTAAAAGTGTAGAATACAAAAAAGAAGAACGCTTAAACTCAGCGATATCATATTACAACGCTTTCAAAAAATCTTATCCAGCTTCAGAATATACTGAAAATGCAGAAAAGATGGTGGAAGATTTAAAACAACAATTACAACAATACAGTACCAAAAGCTAA
- a CDS encoding 5'-nucleotidase C-terminal domain-containing protein, which translates to MSKIEGRQININDSIVLDDAIDAYIKPYRESINKDMEAILSYAPDTYSKTDGEFNTAIGNLMADAVFEQSNPIYKKRTGNDIDMVLLNHGGIRAIISKGNITTRTAFEVMPFENSIVVVELKGQQIDSLTNYLSKAKRAHPIQGLKLTLDKDFSVKEALINGQKIEKDKVYHVATNDYLYNGGDRMRFFQVNDSVHVLDYKIRNALLDYFKKVDTIKPVIDDRFIQIK; encoded by the coding sequence TTGAGTAAGATTGAAGGTCGGCAAATCAATATAAATGATTCAATAGTATTGGATGATGCTATCGATGCCTACATCAAACCTTATAGAGAAAGTATAAATAAAGATATGGAAGCCATATTATCTTATGCACCTGACACCTACAGTAAAACAGATGGTGAGTTTAATACAGCTATAGGTAACTTGATGGCAGATGCTGTTTTTGAACAAAGTAATCCGATTTATAAAAAACGTACAGGCAATGACATAGATATGGTTTTACTTAATCACGGTGGAATTAGAGCTATTATATCTAAAGGAAACATTACTACCAGAACCGCTTTTGAAGTTATGCCTTTTGAAAATAGCATTGTAGTTGTAGAACTTAAAGGACAACAGATAGATAGTTTAACTAATTATTTAAGTAAAGCTAAACGTGCACATCCCATACAAGGTTTAAAATTAACTTTAGATAAAGATTTTAGTGTTAAAGAAGCATTAATTAATGGACAAAAAATTGAAAAAGATAAAGTGTATCATGTGGCAACTAACGATTATTTATATAATGGTGGTGATCGCATGCGGTTTTTTCAAGTGAATGATAGTGTACATGTTTTAGACTATAAAATACGAAATGCCTTATTAGACTACTTCAAAAAAGTAGATACTATTAAACCCGTAATTGACGATAGATTTATCCAAATTAAATAA